A single region of the Sorghum bicolor cultivar BTx623 chromosome 9, Sorghum_bicolor_NCBIv3, whole genome shotgun sequence genome encodes:
- the LOC8083796 gene encoding protein MIZU-KUSSEI 1, producing the protein MRTITARNPHDSLSFSRRHFKWPVLGKSKSHGAATFGDDEYMKSSEAEDDDEATMAFSSACPSFHSEGFVVSPPLKAARAAPALHQPQQPPPPPAPASVAGQRRRKVRTAVSRLRSALANAVAGRHRQVGLGARLTGTLYGHRRGHVHLAFQVDPRACPALLLELAAPTAALVREMASGLVRIALECERAKGSSAAAASLPSPGAAGRGPGGGGKKLVEETVWRAYCNGKSCGYAVRRECGAADWRVLRALEPVSMGAGVIPAASCGGGEGDVMYMRARFERVVGSRDSEAFYMMNPDNSSGAGHGGGGHGGPELSVYLLRV; encoded by the coding sequence ATGAGAACCATCACGGCGAGGAACCCGCATGACTCGCTCTCCTTCTCCAGGCGGCACTTCAAGTGGCCGGTTCTCGGCAAGAGCAAGAGCCACGGCGCCGCGACGTTCGGGGACGACGAGTACATGAAGAGCTCGGAGGCGGAGGACGATGACGAGGCGACCATGGCCTTCTCCTCCGCCTGCCCGTCCTTCCACTCCGAGGGCTTCGTCGTGTCCCCTCCGCTGAAggcggcgcgcgcggcgccggcgctgCACCAGCCGCAGCAGcctccaccgccgccggcgccggcgtcggTGGCGGggcagaggaggaggaaggTCCGAACGGCCGTGTCGCGCCTGCGGTCCGCGCTGGCCAACGCCGTGGCCGGGCGGCACAGGCAGGTAGGCCTGGGCGCGCGTCTCACCGGCACGCTCTACGGCCACCGGCGCGGCCACGTGCACCTGGCGTTCCAGGTGGACCCGCGCGCGTGCCCGGCGCTGCTGCTGGAGCTGGCGGCGCCCACGGCTGCGCTGGTGAGGGAGATGGCCTCGGGCCTGGTGCGCATCGCGCTGGAGTGCGAGCGCGCCAAGGGCTCGTCCGCCGCCGCGGCTTCGCTGCCGTCCCCGGGCGCCGCCGGCCGCGGCCCCGGTGGAGGAGGCAAGAAGCTGGTGGAGGAGACGGTGTGGCGCGCCTACTGCAACGGCAAGAGCTGCGGGTACGCGGTGCGGCGCGAGTGCGGCGCGGCGGACTGGCGCGTGCTCCGCGCGCTGGAGCCCGTGTCCATGGGCGCCGGTGTCATCCCCGCCGccagctgcggcggcggcgagggcgaCGTCATGTACATGCGCGCCCGGTTCGAGCGCGTCGTGGGATCCCGCGACTCGGAGGCATTCTACATGATGAACCCGGACAACAGCAGCGGCGCTGGTCATGGCGGCGGTGGGCATGGCGGGCCCGAGCTCAGCGTCTACCTCCTCAGAGTCTGA